In Rhodococcus rhodochrous, a single genomic region encodes these proteins:
- a CDS encoding Ms4533A family Cys-rich leader peptide, with protein MSATTLPRLRHELALIAVGMPSVADIDCCR; from the coding sequence GTGTCCGCGACCACTCTGCCCCGCCTCCGCCACGAGTTGGCGTTGATCGCTGTGGGCATGCCTTCGGTCGCCGACATCGACTGTTGTCGCTGA